The Entelurus aequoreus isolate RoL-2023_Sb linkage group LG03, RoL_Eaeq_v1.1, whole genome shotgun sequence genome contains the following window.
ttcaaagtaaGTTATCCataaaattgtgcaatgtaaaggtagcaatagatttcatggtaaaattgtgaaatttactgtgttttttacagcatttttctctaaatgaaaaacacagtactttttttactgtaataaattgtggtgccgttttggcatttacagtaatacactgaaaaatctacagttgttgatctacggtaaaaaaaaaaaaaatggcagcttaggtgccaaaattttactgtaaaattgcagttgtttttatttacagtaaaaaaaaaaaaatgtaaattttacagtaaaattctggcaactgagctgccttttttaaccataaacagtagtactgtttttccatttacagtaatatacacaaaaTTTTGACATGAAATtactgcaacttaccatattttttggacattttagtttaaaaaaaatctaaattaaattcgaagttaatgattatttgcaaaaaaataatacgtttctcagttcgaacattaaatatcttgtctttgcagtctgttcaattgactataagttgaaaaggatttgcaaatcattgtattctgtttttatttaccatttacacaacgtgccaacttcactggttttgggttttgtgtaagTGTTGACACCAAAGGTTGTATCAGTAAATGAGTACAGGTATAGAGTGATATGATcaacttttttattttcacaaaaaaatgtttcctcattcttgttaatgtttacaaagtcATGGAGTAATTCCCTGCACACAGAAGAACTTTGAGGACAAAACATAACATATTTAGATGACTAGTAGATAGTATTGTTATTGAGTACTGTTTAATTTATTTTGCTCAAATGAAAGAGAATAAGGAAGTATgttaaaatattgtgttgatattgtcagTATTACTCACTATaaattcattaaaacatttacaaTTACCGTAATACATTTGATCGGCCAATTTCACTCAAGGATGATCGAAAtctgcaacaaaaaaaacgtGTCGGAACATCCCTAGTACATAATCTCACTTTTACATCAGATAACTGGATGTTATTTGTTCAAAGAATATTAGTTTCTAATCCGTCATTTTCCACTGCTAGAAAATACTGAAAAATCTTGAATGGTAATGAATTTGACCTTGTTGTAACAATACTGATTGATGCATTGCTTTCATTTTCCACATCTCACGGTGGATTTGATATAAGTTCAGATGTTTACTGTGGTCTGGTTGGCCAGGAGTTGCAGGATCGTGTGGATGAGCTGCAGTCAGAAGTGCGGGACCTACACAGCTTGGGCCGAACCCAGCAGCCCTGCCACAAGCCTCTCTCTGAGGAGCTTGAGAGTAAAAGTCCCGGCATGGAGTCTGACCCAGGTGGGACTTATGCACACCTTTCAGACCCCTATGGATGTGGTAGTAAATTAGTCATCTGTCACTAACCGTCCTCTGACTTGTGATTTGCGGCTGCGCAGGTCTCGGCTCAGAGGAGGTTCATCCTTTTAGCATGAGTCTGGAGGCGGAGATGATGCTGGAGCAGCAAAAGGAGCAACACCTTCACCAAATGGACGAGTTGAGGAACCAACTGGAATGCAAAGTTAGTCCTCCAATTATTTGAATGCATGTGATGCCTTTGATTGGTCCGTTTATGCTGAATAACAGTCAGATTGGGCTTCATTGCCTTGACAATATTTAAATGGAATAATGCACTtgcggtaggggtgtaacggtacacaaaaatttcggttcagtacgtacctcggtttagaggtcacggttcggttcattttcggtacagtaagaaaacaacaaaatataaattttttggttatttatttaccaaatttgtaaacaatggctttatccttttaacattgggaacactataataattctgcccacgttaattaacattaaactgcctcaagttgttgctcagattaaatacaatgacaaaacttttcttctacatataaaaagtgaaacattaaacagtttcaagtcaactcatcatgcataatttattacagcatttgggaagcctgtagttgatttttattatgtaaatgttatatttttatcaacatgtgatagcagggaccctgccattcaaaactaggctgctacattactaatgattaatgtaactatagctgaaaaaatggtacaatagcaataggagagactattcatccctgaacatcatggagttcatgtaggcttaatgatgctacattattatatcaactatcagagacagaaactcttcatttaacataatgtccttttttgctgcttcaacaccgctcaatcaacacagaaaaaggtaaagtgaaataacagacagacagggctttgctgtccgtaacacacacgcacacacacacacacaccgcaaaatgagctaacgttacgctaaaagcgaattagccttcacctcaagtcaggactgcgagcgagctgaactgccttttaaatttctagaaggtcaacgggttcatagtgatgttactagtagttgactgggaggtgtttattataatttggggagagtccgctgcctgatgcttacctgctaaacgctatgcactgactacatgcgctctgaatacgcactgctgattggctgttaccgctcctaatacgcactgctgattggctgttaccgctctgtttgtaaccaatcagatggttgtgtgggtgggacaatgctgggtgctgtgtagaggactgacagacaaTACAAGCAATAAAACAAGTAGGGGATTGTATGTGTTTCTTCTATtttataaaaggtaaacaaacCTTCCTGTTGATATTGTCAGATCCATATCGATATCGGCCAATAATCAAGGCTTATCCAATTCCGTTTTTTCCCCGGATTTCGCTCTCAATGGAAAAAGAACCCTCAGCAGTATTGCCAACGATCGGGTCCGTTTGTCTCAAGCCTCTGCAATATTTAGCATCACTCGGTGCAACACactttcaaatcaaatcaacaagACGAGAACGATGGATGCACTTGAAAACGATGGAGAAGAAATTTCTgccaaaatataaactttttggggaaaaaagtgtTCTTAGTTgcaaaaaaaacagaattaaaaAGCTGCCAGAAATAATGACCTTGTTATATAAACTTACCAGTCACAACTACTTTTCTCAAGAAGCACCATACTACAACACATGTGTACTTGATCTGAAAGGGTGTTCGATGCATTGGCAATATTGTCACCTGCCACACAGCATCCTGCAGTTGACATCTTGGTGTGCCTGGCTTATATTTTTGAGGGAAAAAGGGTCTCCTAAAAAAATGCTGATCCAAAAAAACACTAttgttaaaggtaaattattttcaagttataataataataataatagattttgttgtaaaaagcactttacattgagtaaaaaacctcaaagtgctacagtgtattaaaaaaaaaaaaaaaagataataaataaaaataaaaactagaacagccaaatagctaaaactagtatgcattagggctgcaactaacgattaatttgataatcgattaatctgtcgattattacttcgattaatcgattaataatcggataaaatagaccaactacatttctatcctttccagtattttattgaaaaaaaacagcatactggcaccatatttattttgattattgtttctcagctgtttgtacatgttgcagtttataaataaaggtttattttaaaaaaaaaaaaaattttttaatttttttttaaagcctctgcgcatagcatagatccaacgaatcgatgactaaattaatcggcaactatttttataatcgattttaatcgatttaatcgattagttgttgcagccctagtatgcatatatctaaaacaggcttctttttttttaaaaaaagaagggtttttaagccttttttaaaagcatccacagtctgtggtgccctcaggtggtcagggagagcgttccacagactgggagcggcgaatGTTTAAAATGTTCTCTTAAACCAgggactttaaaaaaatatattttgttcttttgtgtttttgttattagCTGAGGCGTTTAGCATAGCTAAAGGTGTGTTTTAAAGAAGAGTGAAGATTATACTCtactatttttgtattgtttggaaggctcagcttcttcctactccttttcggacaggcTGTAATGAAGCCACTGGAAATAGGTGgtgaattacattgtattgtatgcatgttgaaATAAacggaaactgaactgaactatctATGCATAAAACTTTACATTTTCCAGAAACTTCCTCATATAAAGTATTGACACGCACATTTGGGTTGACTTTGTATGAATGTACTTTTAAGGGAAAAAATCTGAAATCaaatttttggtgaaaaaatcTTAAAAATTGTTCTTAGGATGCATCGCCTACTTCAGTGCTaggtatgttccaaataaaatgtTCTACAACTGCATTGCAActgtcttcttcttctcctgCAGATCAATGAATTCAGTACAATGCTTGAACAGCAGAGGGTGACCAACGACAACCAGAAGGAGGCACTGGCCCTCCAGTACCAGCAGGAAGTCCAAGCCTTGAGGGAAGAGCTGGTTGGCGTTGAGTTGCGCACACAGGAGCTCCAGAGCAAGCTCGAACAGGCCGAGCTGGAGCTGGCAGAGGAGAGCGAGAAGTTGGAGGAAATGAGCTCCCTGAGGTTGCAGCTGCTCGAGGCCCAAACCCGCGCTGGAGAACTGGAGGAGCAGCTGAGGAACCTGCAAGAGCAACCAGTAGCTCAGAATCTTCTTACTGAGATGGAGGAGCTTAGAAAGCAGCATGAAAGTGCAATAAAGACTCTAGAGAAGAAGAACATGGAGTTGTTGGAAACTAGACTGAAGGAGGAGCGAAGTAAACACCAGGAAGAGAAGGGTGTGCTGGAGAAGAGCTGGTTAGGTGGTTTTGAAAGGGAGAAGCAACTGCTGAGACAAAGCCACCAGGAGGAGATAAGGACCAGGCTAGAAGAAGCGAGGTCCATCTTCGAGGAGGAGCAAGGTCAGACTGTGCAGATGCTGACGAAGGAGTGGCAGAAGGAGCAAGCTCAGTTGGACGAGAAGAACAATGAGTCACTGCAGGCGAAGCTTGAAGAGGAGATGCTGAAACTCGTGAGGGAGCAGGAGGAGAAGGAGAGCCAGCTCCAGGAGCAGTGGGAGAGCGAGCGGGCTCAACTCCTGCAGCACCAGGAGGAGGCACTCCTCAACCACGTCGCTCAAGAGCGACTGCGTCTCCGGGAGGAGCATGAGCACAAGGAGATGAAACTGAAGCAGGAGTGGGACGACGAGAGGCTGCAGCTGGAGGACGACTACGAGGCAATGCTCCAGGAGAGACTGGATGAGGAGCGGGAGAAACACCAAGCGGAGAAGGAGGCGATGCAGAAGCGGCTGCAAGGCCTGTTGGACATGAAGAGAGCACGACAGGAGGAGAGCCACGGGGAGGCCATGCGGGAGCTGGCGGCCAAACATGCCGAGGAGAGGAACTCGCTCAGCGGGATGCTGGACAAACTACGAGACCAGGTCGCTCAAGAGAGGTGAGACAGTCCTTCTACTAAGTTTGTCTTAACTTAAAGGAACGTTGGAAATTCTTTATATGGTGGGATGTAAAAATTTGCAATTTGCAAGTATCACAGCTTGATGCAATTGAGACGCAAAGTAGGGGACGACTTACAGGGGCACCATTCATTCACGCTAAAACATGACAAGCTGTGGGAAGTCAAGATAAATCCATCCCACATCATCTCatcaatagataataataataaatgaaaagttaaaggtCCCAACGCtagcattagcatagctatgtgagccacATGCGAACGTTACACTCGCATTGTAACAGCAACATCCTTTTGGGTTCGCATATTCGTTCAATCTTCTCACGAGCTGACGAGAAGCTGGCAGAGCTTTATTTCAGATGTGTAGTAAAGCCTGCTTTGTTTTCTTTTCAAGACAATGTATTCAAAGCAGTCCTCCATGTGGTTGTGGGTGTATACACGGGACGGCCTCATCTAGTTAGGGGGCAGGTCAGATGTGGCATCAGGaggtttttctttctttcatgagCGCCTCGTTTTTCAAAAGTGAGCTAACATGTGAGAAGGATGATATACCACTGTTAAAAAGTCACTTTTGTGCAATAGATAGTATTTGAATCCAAGGAGATTTAGTCCAATGCTCATCCTTAAAGTATGAGTTGAAAGTGTTTTCTTCTGTAACAACGACTGAACCACCACGCACAGGCAGCACACGGAGGTGAGCTTCTCCCAGAAAATCGAGGAATTAGAGCGTCGTTTCTCAGCTGACCAAGAGTCTGTGGCCGAGCGCTTCGAGGCGGACGTCGCGAAGCTGGAGCAGCACTATCAAAGTGAGCTGAAATGGCTCTCAGAGAGCCACGCCGGACAGAAGCTCCTCTGGGAGGCGCAGCTGCAGAGAGCACTCGAGGGCGCCGAGGAACAAAGAGAACAGACAGAGGATGCTATGGAACGGGAAGCAGAGAGACGGAAGCAGGAGTGGACACAAGAACAACTTGAGATGAAGAGGGTTCATGAAGAAGTTGTGGAAGCAATGGTGAAGAAGAACCAGCAGTTGAACCATGAGATGGAGAGCATCAAGAGAACGTCCAAGACCAAAGAAACGGAGCTAAATCGACAGTTGAATGACCTACACAACCGACTTCAGGAAAGCGCGCAGACCAAAGAGCAGCTTCTTGCTCAGTCGGACAGGAAAGCAACAGACATCGAACTCTTGCTCAGCCAGACGGTCGAAGACTTCCGACAGGAGAGGGAGGAACTTCAGAACAGCCACTTCTTGCTAGAAGCGAAATACAAAGAAATGCTTTCCATTTCCGAAAGACAGACCGTCGAGAGGATTGAACTGCTAACTGAGCGCGACGACTTTAAGCTGAGGATCGAGGAAATGGAAAAGCTCCTTAAACAAGCCGCGGACGACTTTGAGGTGGACAGGGAGGAGCTTCAAGAACATGTGGCCATCCTCGAGGAGAAGTTGAAAGGAAGTCATGCTAAAAATGTGGTTGTAGAAAAAGCTAGGAACGCCACATTGGAAACAAAGATCTTACATGTCAGTTGTCCAAGTCAAGGGATTGTAGAAGATACGGTTATTGAAACTGATGCAGTGGAAACAAATACAGAAGACATTCTACTTATTGGGCAGGAACCTTGTGAAGAACGAGACACCATGCCACAAGTGACGATAAAATCAAGTgaaaaccaagaccaagtccagaTATCTGATCTCAGGGACTTGTGGATTCACAACGCTGAGATGTGTGATGATCCACAAGCCTTCAGTTCAGATGAATCAGAGGATGATCCTGAAGAATGTTTGGGAACCAAAGAAGAAAACTCAGAGATGACCACCTGCAAGCCTGAGGACTCTGAGAGTAATGAAGACAAGAAGGAAGCTTCCACACACCGAGAGTTACAAATTGAAGACTTTGACTTGTCACTTAAGACATCCAGAGCTTTAGAAGCACACAAAGGCGAACATGAACCTGCTCCTGGCTTGGAAACCCCTTCACATCAAAACAAGCCGGATAAGGAGAGTAATTCCTTGGTTCACGTGGATTCGTCTGACCTATCTCTGGATGCCGATGATAATCCTGGTTCAGACATCGGGGAACCTGTGGACCAAGACGTTGTCTTTGAACTACAATCTTTGTATCTCCAAGCAAAGGACGATAATGTTCTCCTACAGGAGAAGATCTCTCTGCTCCAGCAGAAGACAGACCTCCTCCAGAGTCTCTTGGAGCACAACAACATGAAGATCCAAACGGGCCACGAGCACCTGGAGGAGAACTACAGCCTTAAAGTCAAACTGTTTCTGCTGATAGAACACATCAAAGTGCTGGAGATGAAAGCCTTTAAACTGAAAGAACTTCAAGTTCTCTATGAAGATTGCTTGTGTGAGAACGCCGATCTAAAAGAACAAAACAGCAAACTTAATAAGAGAGTTTGGAGCCTGGAAAGGAACATATCTCCTGATTTCCACGACGAGCCCGTGTCCCCTTTGGACCAAATCAGTGTGATGCGAGAGGAGAACTGCAAGCTTGCTGAGTTATTCAGGGAGTTTGACATTAATCCGGGTTCTCCCGAGAGACCAAGCAGCTCTTGTGAGTCTTCTACCTTAAAGGATTGCTGCTGTGACGGTGAGGTGAACGCCACCAGTCTTCACAAAGACATCTCAGAGCTCCAAGGAGACGATGCAGGCACTCAGGCCAGTAGGTAACGTGGACCACAGCTTAAAACCTTCTCCTCACACCTGTGCTGTTGCCTGCCCCTCTTTCCCTCGTCTTCCTGAAGGAAAATATCATAGAGTTGTTGTGAGTAGAAGAACCCTTATGCTCCCAAACCCTAACCTGTAGCTATTTTGCTTCTGGTCCTTCTGCACTGAGATGATATGTTGTGTGTGACCTGGATGTTGTTGGGTGCAGCAACAGCGCCACACTGAGGTCCATGTGAAAAGAGCATGTTCTGTCTCTACAGTGCTGATTTCCTGCGGCCTATTGAACTCAATGGGGACCTAATTTCTCTGTGTAAAAGGAGCTCTTCTGCAAACCACCCTATAATCTTCACAAAATGCTGAAAAGCACCATGTTGGCCCTTGTTAAATAACGGACTTGACATTTTttattaaactttaaaaaaaaaaatttttcactAAAATTTCTATAatatagataaataaaataattcattaaaacaaataaatgaaatacacattAACATTCCAACACACTGTAGTGTGGTATAAAAACGGCTGTGAATATGAAcatgaatatttattttatattgacaTTACCATTTTAGATCGCGAgctattagcgctctagttgcgaAATAGTGATTAGTAGACCTAACTGCCAGCTGGGGATTAGTATCCAAGCTACCAATTAGCACGCTAGTTGCCAACCAGCTATTAGCAGTGCTATACTAATATTTTATTATTGCAATAGAACAAGTTGCCTTAAGGACAGTTTTATTTTAAAGGGTTCATATTAAGattgttttttctacattaaaaacacttccttgtggtatacatcagtggtccccaaccaccgggccgcggcccggtaccggtccgtggatcgattggtaccgggccgcacaagaatttaaaaaatgtttaaaaaataaaaataataacttattttttatttttatttttttgtattaaatcaacataaaaaacacaagatacacttacaattagtgcaccaacccaaaaaacctccctcccccatttacactcattcactctcattcgcacaaaagggttgtttctttttgttattaatatttctggttcctacattatatatcaatatagatcaatacagtctgaagggatacagtccgtaagcacacatgattttattttttttatgacaaaataaaataaaaataaatataccccCCTGCAGCTACAAAAACGttagggaccactggtctacataacatgtaatggtagttctttggtcataaTATTGCATAGATttagttttacagaccgttttcaagctgTTTTCTGACCATTTCTCTACAATACACCTTCTTGTGTCTGtgtgtggtcttatttacgtggctccacttcgattgcgtcttctccccgccaccttttgttgtagtttttagcgcttccatagcaagtttactgacaggttACGTTCGAACtaaacactactttgtattaaaaaattgcaacatttggaggatgcatgtacaagccagtctatCCCATAACATGAGGATGGAGAtgaaaaaggagcttattgactacagcacaAACTTCAATGGCGGACCGGCGCAAAGCCCTtagggtaaatttctaccatatatggataatccgctgacgttaTCGGTGCAAAAAACATCACAGGACAAggtaattccaaacggctcgttcggcggaagtatgaaagaaggcagGATTATGTTATAAGTATTCCCGCcctaccacaggtgtcaaactcaaggcccgggggctagatctggcccgccacatcaatttgtgtggccTCCGAAAGCGTggaaatatgtgtaaataaagtactttatcttttcttaataaataatgcgtacaattacatatatttacacttgaataatctctaataataaaacaaaatattatatcatcatacatttcaaaacaatgttatttttcaaataaagatgaatacttaaatatctgcttgacttatgatttcaaagcaggtAATCCAACAAACTTTTCATGTAAAAATGTAaccgtacatttttttttacagtaaaatccactttcagtatagagtaataatacactatatcACACaataaccgtagattttacagtataaaaaacctGCAtgaatttttacattaaaaaaaaaaaagtggcaccgtttttccatttaatttaattctatttatttattttatatgctataaaaaaaaatgcaaatattacggtaaaattgtggcgactgagctgccagttttcacCAGTAGGATCG
Protein-coding sequences here:
- the nin gene encoding ninein isoform X1, which produces MFPPCWGRRVLSCGMDEQDHYEERLKELFSSFDAAGCGSLCPEELADLCLSLHLDDATPALLDSLLHNQDRLTARVDFHQFKDALILVLSSGIEAPRAKQDPPAPRPESPEIQPKFVKGSKRYGRRSAPVIVDTNSDLCEDEADSEHPDQGHAAKDNYDSAIPRKRERWNAVETSTEEYQAEGQMHLWNPDEPSTPGASVKALRLQHLEARFQEACEDLAISWDGCADHADLLALCDCLGLEISADVVQSLNGDRWINVQDFVSMVLSYSKPATPSASTPYRQLKRHHSTQPFDEVGRRIATPSALIGTIGTRLFSTLDDGTGFTPVESVMDAWMEEGIENSTEILQALNFSLDGKLSLCDLTAALENELLVTKNGVHQAALASFKAEIRHLLERVDGELREKEKLRSDLEKAERLKNQLATEVDEHHSSIEHTNNLNLRKLEQDHREKLATVRSELMKEMDQIRLQATQQREELEAEMEKIRDDETFLRDHLSISVKENRHLEMELLDCSEKLTEAQSQVAKLQASLDNIMKEKFGDLEPSSADVFFQERIKQLRLGYEAQCRELQDRVDELQSEVRDLHSLGRTQQPCHKPLSEELESKSPGMESDPGLGSEEVHPFSMSLEAEMMLEQQKEQHLHQMDELRNQLECKINEFSTMLEQQRVTNDNQKEALALQYQQEVQALREELVGVELRTQELQSKLEQAELELAEESEKLEEMSSLRLQLLEAQTRAGELEEQLRNLQEQPVAQNLLTEMEELRKQHESAIKTLEKKNMELLETRLKEERSKHQEEKGVLEKSWLGGFEREKQLLRQSHQEEIRTRLEEARSIFEEEQGQTVQMLTKEWQKEQAQLDEKNNESLQAKLEEEMLKLVREQEEKESQLQEQWESERAQLLQHQEEALLNHVAQERLRLREEHEHKEMKLKQEWDDERLQLEDDYEAMLQERLDEEREKHQAEKEAMQKRLQGLLDMKRARQEESHGEAMRELAAKHAEERNSLSGMLDKLRDQVAQERQHTEVSFSQKIEELERRFSADQESVAERFEADVAKLEQHYQSELKWLSESHAGQKLLWEAQLQRALEGAEEQREQTEDAMEREAERRKQEWTQEQLEMKRVHEEVVEAMVKKNQQLNHEMESIKRTSKTKETELNRQLNDLHNRLQESAQTKEQLLAQSDRKATDIELLLSQTVEDFRQEREELQNSHFLLEAKYKEMLSISERQTVERIELLTERDDFKLRIEEMEKLLKQAADDFEVDREELQEHVAILEEKLKGSHAKNVVVEKARNATLETKILHVSCPSQGIVEDTVIETDAVETNTEDILLIGQEPCEERDTMPQVTIKSSENQDQVQISDLRDLWIHNAEMCDDPQAFSSDESEDDPEECLGTKEENSEMTTCKPEDSESNEDKKEASTHRELQIEDFDLSLKTSRALEAHKGEHEPAPGLETPSHQNKPDKESNSLVHVDSSDLSLDADDNPGSDIGEPVDQDVVFELQSLYLQAKDDNVLLQEKISLLQQKTDLLQSLLEHNNMKIQTGHEHLEENYSLKVKLFLLIEHIKVLEMKAFKLKELQVLYEDCLCENADLKEQNSKLNKRVWSLERNISPDFHDEPVSPLDQISVMREENCKLAELFREFDINPGSPERPSSSCESSTLKDCCCDGEVNATSLHKDISELQGDDAGTQASSSAAVRLAEENVSLKHEISSLQEEDLKQAQEDLTHTLEQLNQGKVLAEQAAEDFNKQMSDLCSQSRRLQSENGTLAQKNARSLTDVGTLKKQLAELMKDSERKEAFTGEEKRNLTTCVSSLEAELTGALEDMARLEERNSQLARQVSKLQEKVKTMDESHKRVCLKSDLRLMQQDRDSFLQEVAVLQRQLQNANDKNHVLEMALHSRTPNKKLHREEEDDQLRPDATSFLSHMQHRASPSSVIKALEQENASLKQEVDSQKLVIKGQAAREGLAGMKKLLEENEALKGQVERLTSQLLESYRTHFVGLLPASPRRTARGHHVDGVADNAQDGRERRMASMEERMKEIEVSLRNVKMLLREKVAQLKDQVHKNSVADVLIRDLYSENTQLLKALEASKRRRQKMAEKSEEDMLDLHSKVCCPILPNLMTSPTSNLMTSPTSNLLTSPTSNLLTSPTSNLLTSPTSNLLTSPTSNLLTSPTSNLLTSPTSNLLTSPTSNLLTSPTSNLLTSPTSNLLTSPTSNLLTSPTSNLLTSPTSHPLLTS
- the nin gene encoding ninein isoform X3, with product MDEQDHYEERLKELFSSFDAAGCGSLCPEELADLCLSLHLDDATPALLDSLLHNQDRLTARVDFHQFKDALILVLSSGIEAPRAKQDPPAPRPESPEIQPKFVKGSKRYGRRSAPVIVDTNSDLCEDEADSEHPDQGHAAKDNYDSAIPRKRERWNAVETSTEEYQAEGQMHLWNPDEPSTPGASVKALRLQHLEARFQEACEDLAISWDGCADHADLLALCDCLGLEISADVVQSLNGDRWINVQDFVSMVLSYSKPATPSASTPYRQLKRHHSTQPFDEVGRRIATPSALIGTIGTRLFSTLDDGTGFTPVESVMDAWMEEGIENSTEILQALNFSLDGKLSLCDLTAALENELLVTKNGVHQAALASFKAEIRHLLERVDGELREKEKLRSDLEKAERLKNQLATEVDEHHSSIEHTNNLNLRKLEQDHREKLATVRSELMKEMDQIRLQATQQREELEAEMEKIRDDETFLRDHLSISVKENRHLEMELLDCSEKLTEAQSQVAKLQASLDNIMKEKFGDLEPSSADVFFQERIKQLRLGYEAQCRELQDRVDELQSEVRDLHSLGRTQQPCHKPLSEELESKSPGMESDPGLGSEEVHPFSMSLEAEMMLEQQKEQHLHQMDELRNQLECKINEFSTMLEQQRVTNDNQKEALALQYQQEVQALREELVGVELRTQELQSKLEQAELELAEESEKLEEMSSLRLQLLEAQTRAGELEEQLRNLQEQPVAQNLLTEMEELRKQHESAIKTLEKKNMELLETRLKEERSKHQEEKGVLEKSWLGGFEREKQLLRQSHQEEIRTRLEEARSIFEEEQGQTVQMLTKEWQKEQAQLDEKNNESLQAKLEEEMLKLVREQEEKESQLQEQWESERAQLLQHQEEALLNHVAQERLRLREEHEHKEMKLKQEWDDERLQLEDDYEAMLQERLDEEREKHQAEKEAMQKRLQGLLDMKRARQEESHGEAMRELAAKHAEERNSLSGMLDKLRDQVAQERQHTEVSFSQKIEELERRFSADQESVAERFEADVAKLEQHYQSELKWLSESHAGQKLLWEAQLQRALEGAEEQREQTEDAMEREAERRKQEWTQEQLEMKRVHEEVVEAMVKKNQQLNHEMESIKRTSKTKETELNRQLNDLHNRLQESAQTKEQLLAQSDRKATDIELLLSQTVEDFRQEREELQNSHFLLEAKYKEMLSISERQTVERIELLTERDDFKLRIEEMEKLLKQAADDFEVDREELQEHVAILEEKLKGSHAKNVVVEKARNATLETKILHVSCPSQGIVEDTVIETDAVETNTEDILLIGQEPCEERDTMPQVTIKSSENQDQVQISDLRDLWIHNAEMCDDPQAFSSDESEDDPEECLGTKEENSEMTTCKPEDSESNEDKKEASTHRELQIEDFDLSLKTSRALEAHKGEHEPAPGLETPSHQNKPDKESNSLVHVDSSDLSLDADDNPGSDIGEPVDQDVVFELQSLYLQAKDDNVLLQEKISLLQQKTDLLQSLLEHNNMKIQTGHEHLEENYSLKVKLFLLIEHIKVLEMKAFKLKELQVLYEDCLCENADLKEQNSKLNKRVWSLERNISPDFHDEPVSPLDQISVMREENCKLAELFREFDINPGSPERPSSSCESSTLKDCCCDGEVNATSLHKDISELQGDDAGTQASSSAAVRLAEENVSLKHEISSLQEEDLKQAQEDLTHTLEQLNQGKVLAEQAAEDFNKQMSDLCSQSRRLQSENGTLAQKNARSLTDVGTLKKQLAELMKDSERKEAFTGEEKRNLTTCVSSLEAELTGALEDMARLEERNSQLARQVSKLQEKVKTMDESHKRVCLKSDLRLMQQDRDSFLQEVAVLQRQLQNANDKNHVLEMALHSRTPNKKLHREEEDDQLRPDATSFLSHMQHRASPSSVIKALEQENASLKQEVDSQKLVIKGQAAREGLAGMKKLLEENEALKGQVERLTSQLLESYRTHFVGLLPASPRRTARGHHVDGVADNAQDGRERRMASMEERMKEIEVSLRNVKMLLREKVAQLKDQVHKNSVADVLIRDLYSENTQLLKALEASKRRRQKMAEKSEEDMLDLHSKVCCPILPNLMTSPTSNLMTSPTSNLLTSPTSNLLTSPTSNLLTSPTSNLLTSPTSNLLTSPTSNLLTSPTSNLLTSPTSNLLTSPTSNLLTSPTSNLLTSPTSNLLTSPTSNLLTSPTSHPLLTS